The window CATAAACACAAGCATAGAATCTACTGCGCACCTCATGGATGAGGTATACTTGCCTGAAATGACAAGAGAGAGCGAAAGCAAGAGCGAGAGGAAGAAGTCTTGCCAAACTCTAGCTCGAGCTATTTCAAGGGGGATAGAGTTGTCAAATCTTAAAGATTTGACAACTCCAGCAATAAAGGACGTTTTATGATCGCCGAAACCGCCGCCAGACTGCGCCAAAACATCCAAAAAGTTATCGTTGGCAAAGACGAGATCATCAACCTGGCCCTCATTGCCATGTTATGCGAAGGGCATATTCTGTTGGAAGACGTGCCCGGCACGGGCAAAACGACACTGGCAAAAACCATCGCCGCCTCGTTGGGCTGCACTTTCGGCCGCGTTCAGTTCACCCCAGACCTGCTGCCCTCAGACGTGACCGGCATTTACTATTACAATCAGAAAGCGCAGGAGTTTGAATTTCGCCCTGGTCCTGTCTTTGCCCAAATTGTCCTGGCCGACGAGATCAACCGGGCCACGCCGCGCACCCAATCGGCGCTGTTGGAAGCGATGCAGGAACGACAGGTGACGGTGGACATTGCCACTCACAGCCTGCCACGGCCGTTTCTCGTCTTAGCCACACAAAACCCTGTCGAGTTGGAGGGAACCTTCCCCCTACCCGAAGCGCAGTTGGACCGGTTCTTGCTCAAAGTGGCGCTGGGCTACCCCAGCGCGGACGAGGAGAGCGACATTTTGCTGCGCTTTGAGCGCCGCGACCCGCTGGACAGCCTGGAGAAAATGGTCGAACCGGAAGAGATTTTGGCAATGCAAACGGCCGTGCGCCAGATCCGCGTCGAAACCTCGGTGCGCCATTACATCGTCAACGTCTGCCGCGCCACCCGCGACCACGATGACATCGAGTTGGGGGCCAGCCCACGGGCCACGATGGCCCTCTACCGGGCGTGTCAGGCGTTGGCGGCGGTAAACGGCCGTGGCTTTGTCATCCCCGACGACGTCAAACAGATGGCCCCTCACGTCCTCACCCACCGCCTCATCGTCAACCCACAAACCCGTCTGCGCGGCCGCAGCCCAGAGCAGGTGATCGCCGAAGTCGTGGCCACCGTGCCCGTGCCTGTAGAGGATGGCGCAGGGGACTGGTAGCAGTTTTCAGTTTTCAGTGTTCAGTGTTCAGTGGTCGGTGTGCCATGCAAAACTACGAGACGATTGAACTCATCGCGCGGGAAAACCGGCGCGACGTGCAGAAAAAAGCGCGGCGTAACCTGATGCAGGCGGCAGCTACCGGCCAAAACCTGGATGTGGCCGATTTTGCCAGAGCGCGGGGCATGGTGGTGCGTGAACGAGAAAATTCGATCTTTAGCGACGCCTGGCCGCTGTTGGCGGCCGTTTTTGTATTGATCGGTTTGGCCGCCGGACGTAACCCGGACTGGCTGGCCCTGGGCCTGGCGCTGCTGCTCATCATCGCCGTCAGCTACGTGTGGAAAAACTTGTCGCTGCTGGGCGTCACCTACGAGCGCAGCTTCGACCGTACCCGCGTTTTCCCCGGTGAACCTATCACCATGACCCTGACCGTTGGCAACCACAAACCGCTGCCCCTCGCCTGGCTGCAATTTCAGGATGAGCTGCCCATCGCCCCCGGTGAAACCGACGAAATTGCCCGTCTGGCCAGCGAAATGGCCGGCAAACATGTGTATCAGAATACTTTTTCGCTGCACGGCCGTGAAAAAACCCAGCGCCACACCACCCTCACCTTCCCCCGGCGCGGCTACTACAAACTCGGCCCGGTCACTTACCGCTCTGGCGACATTTTCACCCTGTTCACCCGCGACCAACAGCGCCAATACATAGATACCTTGGTGGTCTATCCGCAAATCTGGCCGCTCAGCGAATTGGGCCTGCCGGCCAAAGAGCCATTTGGCGACGCCCGCGTCCGCCGCAGCCTGTTCACCGACCCCATCAAAACCCAGGGCATCCGCGACTACCAGCCGCAAGACCGCTTCCGCGATGTCCATTGGAAAGCCACCGCCCGACACGGCCGTTTACAAACCAAAGTCTACGACCCGGCCGTGGGCATGACCCTGGCCGTCTTCCTGAACGTGGCGACCTATGCCAAACATTGGATGGGCTATAACCCCGATCTGTTGGAACGGGCCGTCAGCGTGGCCGCCTCCAGCGCCCATTATGGCGTGCAGCAAAAGTGGGCTGTCGGCGTTTATGCGAATGGGACCGTGCCCAATTCTGACCAACCCATCCGCATCTTGCCAGGCCGCAGCCCTGACCAGATCAACCATTTGCTGGAAGGATTGGCCGTCGTCACCGAATTTGCCACCGGTTCCATCGAGAAGATGATCTTGCGCGAAAGCCCCGGTCTGCCCTGGGTGGCAACGGCCGTGTTGGTAACAGCCGTCGTCACCGACGAGATCATGATCACCCTGCTGCGCCTTAAAGAAGCCGGCCGCCGCGTCGTCCTCATCTCCCTGGCCGAAGAGCCGCCGCCAGCGTTTGGCGACATCCTCACCTACCACATCCCGGCCACCGCGCTCGCCTTCCAGACCGGCCAGCCAGCGCGCACAACCACCGAAGCCGCCCTCAGCGCCATCCCTGTGCCGCAGCCAGTGGTGTTAGAGCTGGAAACGGCCGTCCACCCATGACCACGCCCGCCCTTCCCTCAACCGCCTCGGCGGCGCGCCCATCGGCCAGACTCCTGTGGGGCCACACCCACCACGAACTCATCTACATCACCTGGGGCGTAATGGAAATTGCCCTGCTGACGCCCTTTGCCTTCGCCTTGCTGCGCTGGGCGCAGTTCTGGCCGCCCACGCTGCTGGCGCTCTGCCTGCTGCTGCTCATGCTGCTGCCCTTTAATCTGGCCCGGCTGATGAGCGCCCTGGATTGGGACCGCGAACGACAGCGCCGGATTCTGGTGGTGGCCCTGCTAATCACCGTGCTGGTGGCCTGGCGCGCACTGTTTTACCGGCCCGCTTCGCTGCTCGATTGGGCCTGGCTGGGCGAATTTGCCGCCAACCTGGCGGACATCAACAATCGGGGGTGGCTGCGCGATTTGTCGCTGTTTTTGTTGATTGCCCTGGTCTGGTGGCGCGGGCTGCTGCTGGTGGACAAAGATTTCTCCATTGTGGGCGCCGGGCTGCGCCTGCGCGTAGGTGGCTTGATCGTCGCCCCACTGGTGGTCTGGTTTGCCAACGGCCGTCTGCTCTGGAGCATCGTCCCGTTCCTGCTGCTCTTCTTCCTGGCCGGGTTAACGGCCGTCGCCCTCATCCGCGCCGAAGAGGTGGAACAGGCCCGTTCGCGTCGCTCCGCGTCGCTGCACCCACGCTGGTTGACGGCCGTTTTTCTGGCGGCCCTGCTCATCATCCTGGCGGCCGGCCTGCTGGCGCTGTTGGTGGCCGGCGAATCGGCGTTAACGGCCGTGCGCTGGCTGACCACACTGCGGCAGGCGCTGGTCGTTGGCGGCGCAGTCATCGGCAGCACCCTGTTCCACCTGGCGCTGCCCTTTCTGAAACTCATTGGCTGGCTGGTGGAGCTATTGATCGCCTTGCTGGCCCCGTTGATGAGCCAACTGGCAACTCCCACGCCCCGGCCAACCCTCGACCCCCTCATTTTACCGCCCGAAGCGACGCGCATCGTCAACCCCACGGCAATTGGCATCGCCGGACCGAAACTCATCACCGTCTTGCTCATGGTCGCCGTTATCCTGCTGGTGACATTGGCCCTGGGGCGGCTGTACCGTCAGGCAGAACTGGCCGCGCGCAGCAGCGAGCAAACCGACAGCGCCACCCGCCCACCGCAAAATGCCAGTTTGGGCCGTCGGCTGCTGCACCGGTTGGGGCTGCTACGCAATTGGCGCACGGCCGTTTCCATCCGCCGCATCTATGCCCAGTTGTGTCGGGCTGCCGCCGCCAATGGCTACCCCCGCGCCGCCGCCGAAACCCCCTTTGAATACCTGGCGACGCTGGCGCTCGCCTGGCCCAATCACATTTCTGAAAGCCAGCTCATCACCCAGGCTTATGTCAACATCCGCTATGGCGAACTCCCCGAAAACCGCGCCGAGCTAGACGCGATTCAGACAGCCTGGAAACGGCTGGAGGCAACCAAACCGATGGAAACGGCCGTTGCCAATGCCACAACTGTCAACCTGACCAAACGAGTCAAAAGCGACAACAGCAGCGGTTAAAACAGCCTTGTCTGCCCAGACCCGACGCCTCTTTTAGACCTGTCGGGTCTCAAATTGCCGCCCATTCTTCGTTTGACAGCCCTAGATAGTTATGTTATGATTTTTTCGTTCTAACTAACATAAAATCAAGCTGCAAACAAGCGTGACTAAGGAGATTTCAGAATGAGATCCCGTACCGAAATGATGGTTGACCGCCTTCGGGACTTACAAGCAGGAACGCCAGACATCGAAGCCTCAGCAGTTGTCAGTGTTGATGGCTTAATCATGGCCTCCTCACTACCGGCCGATGTGGATGAAGACCGCATCTCGGCCATGTCCGCCGCCATGCTCTCTCTAGGCGACAGAATTTCCAGCGAACTGCGTCGGGGCACACTCAAACGTGTGTTTATTGATGGCAGCGATGGGATCATCGTGTTGATGGCTGTCGGGGAAGACGCCGTATTAACGGTTCTGGCCCGCGCCCAGGCCAAATTAGGTCTTATCTTCCTGGATATGAGCCGGGCCGTGGAGGACCTGACGCGCCTCCTCTAACTGCAAGGGAATTATGCGAAAGCCCTTTTCGCAATAAACGCACAGATCATTTTTGAGCGGAGGGGCATGTCACCCTGGATGACATGCCCCTCCGCTTTTTTTGGGGTGACAAATGGATACAAAGTTTATTTTTTTCACGGGTGGTGTGGTTAGTTCTGTGGGCAAAGGCGTTACGGCGGCAGCCCTGGGACGCTTGTTAAAAGCTCGGGGCCTGAGCGTGGCCGTGCAAAAGTTGGACCCTTACATCAACGTGGACCCCGGTACGATGTCGCCGTATCAGCATGGCGAAGTGTTTGTCACCGACGATGGCGCGGAAACCGACCTGGATTTAGGACATTACGAGCGCTTCATAGACATCAACCTGAATCAGGTGTCCAACGTCACCACCGGGCGGGTATACGCCGAAGTGATTGCCCGCGAGCGGCGCGGCGATTATCTGGGCGGCACGATTCAGGTCATCCCCCACATCACCAACGAAATTAAACGCTGCATCTTCCTGGTGGCCGAAAAGAGCCGGGCGGACGTGGTGTTGGTGGAAGTAGGCGGCACGGTGGGCGACATCGAAAGCCTGCCGTTTATGGAAGCGCTGCGCCAGATGCGCTCCGACGTGGGGCGGCGCAACACGTTATACGTCCATGTCACGTTTTTGCCGTACATTGGGGCCAGCCATGAATTGAAGACCAAACCGACACAGCACAGCGTGCGCGAGCTACGCAGCATCGGCATCCAGCCAGACATGATCATTGCCCGCGCCGACCACCCCATCCCTGAAGACCACATCCGCAAAATCGCCCTGTTTTGCGACGTACCCAAAAAAGCGGTAATTCCGGCCGTCACCAGCGATATCCTTTACGCCATCCCCCTGAAATTAAAGGCCACCAACATGGACAACTATGTGGTGGAACGGCTGAAAATTAGAGACACCAACGAGCCAGACCTGAGCCAATGGGCGGCGCTGATTGACGAAATTCGCTGCCCCAAACCAACGATTCGCGTGGGTATTGTGGGCAAATATGTGGAGCTGCACGACGCCTATATGAGCGTGCGCGAGGCGCTGTACCACGCGGGCATCCCCAACAATCGGCAGGTGGAAATTGAGTGGATTCATTCCGGCGACCTGGAAAAGGGCAAGGGCTGGGAGTTGTTTGATGGATTGGACGGCGTGATTGTGCCCGGCGGATTTGGCGAGCGCGGGATTGAGGGCAAAATTGCCACGGCGCGTTGGGCCAGGGAAAATCGGGTCCCGTACCTGGGTTTGTGTTTGGGGATGCAGGTGATGTGTATTGAGTTTGCCCGCCACATCCTGGGCAGCGATGAACCGAACAGCACCGAATTTGATTCACAAACCGAGCATCCGGTCATCAGCCTGATGCCCGACCAGCATCACCTGAGCGACATGGGCGGCACGATGCGCCTGGGGTCTTATCCCTGCCAGTTGGTGGCAGGCACGCAGGCGGCGGCCGCTTATGGCGAAACCTTGATTCAGGAGCGGCACCGCCACCGGTGGGAGTTTAACAACAGTTACCGGGAACTGCTGCACGACGCGGGCATGGTGTTTAGTGGGCTGTCGCCCGACGGCCGTCTCGTGGAAATCGCCGAACTGCATGACCATCCGTTTATGCTGGGCAGCCAGTTCCACCCAGAATTCAAGAGCCGGCCCAATCGGCCGCACCCACTGTTTAAGAGCTTTATAGAAGCGGCCGTGCGCCGGCAAGAAGCGCGCCAGATGGTTGGCGCTAACGGCCTTGCGCCTGTGATTGAGGAGATTCCGGCAGCAATGGGCTAGAACTTTTTGACAACCCTTTTTGGTTCTGGCTTGTCCAGGTTAAAAGCAGCGAGTTGCGGGGCATCCCACACTCCGCACTCCGAAATCCGAAATTCCCACGGAGGTCCCATGCAGTTCAAAACCATTATCGAACCGTTTCGCATCAAGGCGGTGGAACCCATCCGCCATACCACCCGCGCCGAACGCGAAGCCGCTTTGCGTGCGGCCGGTTATAACCTCTTCCTGCTGCGGGCCGAGGACGTACTCATTGACCTGCTGACCGATTCGGGCACGGGGGCGATGTCGTCGGCCCAGTGGGCCGGCATGATGCTGGGCGATGAGAGTTATGCCGGGGCCAAGTCATTTTATAAATTTGAAACGGCCGTGCGCCACATCACCGGCTTCAAACACGTCATTCCCACCCATCAGGGACGCGCCGCCGAACGCATCTTGTTCGGCTCCAGCCTGAAGCCGGGCGACATCGTGCCCAACAACACCCACTTCGACACCACCCGCGCCAACACCGAATATCGCGGCGCGACCGCGCTGGACATCCCCATCGCCGCAGGGCGTGATCCACAGATCATCCTGCCGTTCAAAGGCAATATAGACCTGGACCGGCTGGAAGAAACCCTGCGCGACAACCCCGGCGGCGTGCCGTTGGCGATGATCACTGTCACCAACAATTCCGGCGGCGGGCAGCCGGTGAGCATGGCCAACATCCGCGCCGCCAGCGAGATTTGCCATCGTCACGGCGTGCCCTTTTTTCTGGATGCCTGCCGCTTTGCCGAAAACGCCTACTTCATCAAGCTGCGTGAGGTAGGCTACGCCGACAAAACGCCGCTGGAAATCGCCCAAGAGATGTTCAGCTATGCCGATGGCTGCACCATGAGCGCCAAAAAAGATGGCATGGCTAACATCGGCGGCTTTCTGGCCCTGAACGACGATGCCCTGGCAGAGAAGTGCAAAAATCTGCTCATCCTCACTGAGGGTTTCCCCACCTACGGCGGTCTGGCCGGCTATGATCTGGAAGCCATCGCTGTTGGGCTGGAAGAGGTGCTGCACGAGGATTATTTGCAATATCGCCTGCGCTCGGTGGCCTATCTGGGCGACATTCTGACAAACGCGGGTGTGCCGATCATGCAGCCGCCTGGCGGCCACGCCATTTACATAGACGCCAAAGGGATGCTGCCCCACATCCCGCAGAGCGAATATCCGGCCTGGGCGCTGTCGCTGGCGCTGTATCTGGAGGGCGGGATTCGCTCGGTGGAAATTGGCTCGGTGATGTTTGGGCAGCAGCCGGACGGCAGCGAAAAGCCGGCGGCGATGGAGTTGGTGCGTCTGGCTTTTCCGCGCCGTGTCTATACGCAGAGCCACGTGGATTATCTGGCCGAAGTGATTTTGTATGTCAATACGCTGAAAGAGCAAATTCGCGGGGTGCGTATGGTGGCTTCGCCGCCGGTGCTGCGCCACTTTTCGGCGCGTCTGGAGCCGGCGCATGGCGCGTTGTTTGCGGCGTAGGCGTGACGGAGTGACAAGGGTGACAAGTGGCAGGGTGACGGGAAGAGGGGTGATGATGGTTGATGGGATTGATTTGGTGGTGGGTGAGAACAATGAGCGGGAGATTCGGCAGCGGGTGACGTTGTTTATCCGGCGGCGGGATGAGTTGTTGGTGATTCGGCGGAATCAGAACGGCCGTTTCTTTTGTGTCATTCCCGGCGGTGGTGTGGAACCGGGCGAAAGCCCGGCGCAGGCTGCCCTGCGCGAAGCGTTGGAAGAAACCAGCCTGGCTGTCACTCTGGGTCCGCAGTTATGGACCCGCCCCTTCAGCACACCATTGGGCAGCGGCGACATGCTGCACCAGATCGAACATGCATACTTGATCACCCAATTTTCGGGCACGCCCAGGCTGGACCTGACCGAGTTCCCGCACCAATCGCCAGACAACCGGTACGAGTTGGCCTGGATTCAGGTGGCAGAGCTGCGGCAAACGGCCGTCTACCCCGGCCCTCTCGATGAATCCGCCCTACGAACCATCTACACCATCGAACACCGAACACTGATCACGGCACTCTACGGTCCACCGCCTCGGCGATGCGCCGCATCTCCCGCACCAGGGCGGCAAACTTCTCCGGCTTCAACGATTGCAGCCCATCAGACAACGCCTCATCCGGGCGCGGATGAACCTCGATAATCACGCCATCAGCGCCAGCGGCAACGGCCGCTTTGGCCGCCGGGGCCACATATTCCCATTTGCCCGTCGCGTGGCTGGGGTCGGCAATCACCGGCAGATGAGACAAATGTTTGGCGACGGCAATGGCATTAATGTCGAAGGTATTGCGCGTATACTTCTCAAAGGTACGAATGCCGCGCTCGCACAACATCACCCGCGTATTGCCATGACTCAGAATATATTCGGCGCACATCAGCCACTCCTCAATGAAGCTGCTCATACCCCGTTTTAGCAAAACCGGATGCTGCGACTTACCCACCGCATGCAGCAGGGCGTAATTTTGCATGTTACGCGCCCCAATCTGCAAAATGTCGGCGTATTCACACACCAGGGGAACCATCGCTGGTTCCATCACTTCAGTGATGATAGGTAAGCCGGTTTCTTCCCGCGCTTCTGCCAGATATTTCAGCCCCTCTTCGCCCATGCCTTGAAAGGCATAGGGGGAAGATCGCGGCTTAAACGCGCCGCCGCGCAGCACATGCGCCCCGGCTTCCTTCACCGCGTGGGCCGTCTCGATGATCTGGCTGCGGCTTTCAACAGAGCAAGGTCCGGCCATGATGATCAAATCTGTGCCGCCAACGCTGTGTTTGCCAAGGGAAAAGGTGGTGTTTTCCGGGTTGAATTCGCGGCTGGCAACTTTGAATGGCTTTAAAACAGGCACAACCCGCTCTACGCCAGGCATCCGCTCAATCTGCTCTTTATCTAGCTGCCGCTCATCGCCAATAACGCCGATGATGGTGCGCTCTTTGCCGTCTGACAGGTGAATCTTAAAGCCCAACGATTCCGCCCGCGCGATCACGGCCGATTTTTCCTTCGTCGTCGCCTGGGCATCCATGATTACAATCATCATTTTTTGGCCTTTGGTTTTTTGATTGACATAACACTCTTTAGCCGCGCTGTCCCTCTACCCCGGCAATTCGCGGAACACTGCCTACTGAACACTGAACACTGAACACTGAACACTGAACACTATGACCCGACTAACCGGCCGCCAACGTCACACTTTGCGTCCAGGACAACATTCTGAGCAAGAACGAATCGGTGACTTCGTTCACCGTTTCCAGGCGATGGGGTTCCTGGCTGCTCTGAAAGAGCGTCGTCAACTCCTCATCCTCGCCGCCCAGGGGATGCCCATTCTGCCGCACGATGACCAACGGCCGTGCTGATAATCTGCCTATATGCCGTGACAGCATAAATGTATAAGGATTCTCATTGGCAAAAATATGGGGCGGCTGCAATCCGGCCTGGGCACGGCCAATGGCAATCACCGCCTGCACCTTGTCTGTGCCCGCGCTCCACAAAAGCGCCAGCCCGGCGCTCATCGGCTGACCGATGACAATGGGCTGGCCGGGCAGCATTTGGATAAAGAGGCGCAAATCTTCCCACAACATTTGCGGCGTCAGGCGCTCCGGCACACTGGCGTGCAGCAAATAGCGCAGCGGGTCCAGGCCATAGACGGCGTACCCATCCTGGGCCAATTGGCGGCACATCTTCTCATCACTCTGGCCAAAATGGCCGTAGGTGGACAGGTAGACCACTGTCGGCGGGACGAGATCCTGCGTCCCAACGGCCGGATAATAATAGGTTTCCATCACCGCGCCAGAACGCAGCGGCCAGACGTTCACCCGCCCTTCGCGGATGGTGGGCGTGCCCAGAAAACCGAAGTTTATTTTGCCAAAACGCTCTTCGGACCAGGCGGCGATGGCGCTGAGGTCCAGTTTGAAGTTGTGGCGACCCAAGACGCCATCACTCTCGCCGGTTCCACGCAGATCGAACACCAGATGGGCAATACGGCCGTCTGGCCCATAAGACTTTACTTCCTGCCGGGCACAGGTAATGACGCTGCTTTTTGTCAGGGGAAATTTGGGGACCCAAACACGCAGCACGCGCAGTTTTTCATCTGTCAGGTTAACTGGTTTGACCAGAATTGCATCCAGATAGAGGTCATCATCGGTGAGAATGCCAAAATTTTCTTCGACGTAGGGAGGCGTGTTCATCAATGATCCTTACTCGTTTTCCGGCGTTGGCTCCAACGTGGGTTCCAGTACAACAGAGAAGGCATAATTGGGCATCAGGTCTACCACCCGGTTGTAAGCCTCAAAAATGGTCTTGTCCACGCTGAAGTAGCCGCTCAACATTTCCTGTAAAACAACGGAAAAGGTCAACTTCTGATACAACATCGCCATCAGGCCGCCCTGCCCCTCACGAAAACCCCAACGCTGCGATTCGGCGATGCCATCCCGCAGTTGCGACACGGTGTCCTGGTCAAAAATATCGGCCAGACTTAGATCGCTGCCGGCCAAAGGAAGCTCAGCCCAGGCGTTGATGAAGCGCTGCGGCTCAGCGGCGGTTCCCAGGCGCATGGGTACTTTGCGCTCCGGCTCTACAGCCAGCCAGGTTTCGTACCCTTCGTTAAACCAGTATTCGGCAAAGGCAACGGCCGTTTCCGGGTCTGCTGCGCTGGTAATTCCCAGGTAGACAATCTCGCCAAACTCTGCGGCCGTCGTCCCACTCCCCCGAATGGCGGTGATGATACCACTATTTTCGGCCAGATGCTCAGGATTTGCCAGACACTCGGGGCAGGTGGGCCGATAGGCGGCGTCCAGCCCGGCCAGCATCGGCAAAATGCGCGGCGAGGCCATGATCATGCCGGTGCGCCCCTCCAGGTAAGCGTTGCGGGCGCTGGTATCGGTTTGTACGCCAATGGGGCTGAATTGATGGACGATGTTGTAATAGAAATTGATGGCTTCCTGGCAGGCCGGCTGCAATAGAAGAACTTCGCCGGCGGCGTCCAGCAGTTGGCAGCCGTTGGCCGCCGCCAGATGCTCAAACGCCTGATGGGTGGTCACCAGATTCGATTCGGTGGGGATGACAAAGCCAGAACGTAAATTCTCGCGGTCGTAAATGGCTTCGGCGGCGGCCAGCATGGCGGCGTAATTGTCGGGGGTGGCCAGACCGCGTTCAGTAAACCAGTCCTGGCGGTAAAGCAAAAGTTGATGGTAGCCGTCGCTGGGCAAAGCGGCCGTTTGCCCGTCTACCTGCACCAGCGCCAAAGCCTCCGGGTTGAACGTGTCGCGGCCGATGCGTTCCAGAGCGGCTTCGGCCGCGGCCGTATTCAACGCGCCGCGCTCGGCCCAGCCAACGGTGTATTCCAGTGGGTGGATGATGATATCGGGCAGGGCATAGCTGTCGGAGACGATGGCTGTTTCTACCAGTTCAGGCAGCAAGCCGGGCGCGACAAAACGCAAGACGACGTCTACCCCGGCGGTCTGGCTAAAGCCGGCGGCGATGGCGCGCACGGCCGTTTCGTGGTCTGGCGAGGTCTCATTGACCCAGACGGTGAGCGCGGGGTTGGGTTGGGCTGGTGGGCGGGTGGCGGCGGTGGGGACAACGGCCGTATCTCCGCCCAAAGAAAGCACCAGCGGTTCCGGCGTCGCCAGTGGCGTTAGCTGGGCCTGGGCGGTGGCCGTAGCCAGGCGCGGCGGATCGCCCATCACCTGGCAAGAAGTCGCCATCAACAGCAGCACAAACAATGAAATCCAAAAGCAGGGCGAGCGTAGGGAAGTGGCAATCGGTGCAAGCAGCGCCATGGGTGGAT of the Candidatus Leptovillus gracilis genome contains:
- a CDS encoding MoxR family ATPase, which gives rise to MIAETAARLRQNIQKVIVGKDEIINLALIAMLCEGHILLEDVPGTGKTTLAKTIAASLGCTFGRVQFTPDLLPSDVTGIYYYNQKAQEFEFRPGPVFAQIVLADEINRATPRTQSALLEAMQERQVTVDIATHSLPRPFLVLATQNPVELEGTFPLPEAQLDRFLLKVALGYPSADEESDILLRFERRDPLDSLEKMVEPEEILAMQTAVRQIRVETSVRHYIVNVCRATRDHDDIELGASPRATMALYRACQALAAVNGRGFVIPDDVKQMAPHVLTHRLIVNPQTRLRGRSPEQVIAEVVATVPVPVEDGAGDW
- a CDS encoding extracellular solute-binding protein → MALLAPIATSLRSPCFWISLFVLLLMATSCQVMGDPPRLATATAQAQLTPLATPEPLVLSLGGDTAVVPTAATRPPAQPNPALTVWVNETSPDHETAVRAIAAGFSQTAGVDVVLRFVAPGLLPELVETAIVSDSYALPDIIIHPLEYTVGWAERGALNTAAAEAALERIGRDTFNPEALALVQVDGQTAALPSDGYHQLLLYRQDWFTERGLATPDNYAAMLAAAEAIYDRENLRSGFVIPTESNLVTTHQAFEHLAAANGCQLLDAAGEVLLLQPACQEAINFYYNIVHQFSPIGVQTDTSARNAYLEGRTGMIMASPRILPMLAGLDAAYRPTCPECLANPEHLAENSGIITAIRGSGTTAAEFGEIVYLGITSAADPETAVAFAEYWFNEGYETWLAVEPERKVPMRLGTAAEPQRFINAWAELPLAGSDLSLADIFDQDTVSQLRDGIAESQRWGFREGQGGLMAMLYQKLTFSVVLQEMLSGYFSVDKTIFEAYNRVVDLMPNYAFSVVLEPTLEPTPENE
- a CDS encoding CTP synthase, producing MDTKFIFFTGGVVSSVGKGVTAAALGRLLKARGLSVAVQKLDPYINVDPGTMSPYQHGEVFVTDDGAETDLDLGHYERFIDINLNQVSNVTTGRVYAEVIARERRGDYLGGTIQVIPHITNEIKRCIFLVAEKSRADVVLVEVGGTVGDIESLPFMEALRQMRSDVGRRNTLYVHVTFLPYIGASHELKTKPTQHSVRELRSIGIQPDMIIARADHPIPEDHIRKIALFCDVPKKAVIPAVTSDILYAIPLKLKATNMDNYVVERLKIRDTNEPDLSQWAALIDEIRCPKPTIRVGIVGKYVELHDAYMSVREALYHAGIPNNRQVEIEWIHSGDLEKGKGWELFDGLDGVIVPGGFGERGIEGKIATARWARENRVPYLGLCLGMQVMCIEFARHILGSDEPNSTEFDSQTEHPVISLMPDQHHLSDMGGTMRLGSYPCQLVAGTQAAAAYGETLIQERHRHRWEFNNSYRELLHDAGMVFSGLSPDGRLVEIAELHDHPFMLGSQFHPEFKSRPNRPHPLFKSFIEAAVRRQEARQMVGANGLAPVIEEIPAAMG
- a CDS encoding roadblock/LC7 domain-containing protein, with translation MRSRTEMMVDRLRDLQAGTPDIEASAVVSVDGLIMASSLPADVDEDRISAMSAAMLSLGDRISSELRRGTLKRVFIDGSDGIIVLMAVGEDAVLTVLARAQAKLGLIFLDMSRAVEDLTRLL
- a CDS encoding DUF4129 domain-containing protein — translated: MTTPALPSTASAARPSARLLWGHTHHELIYITWGVMEIALLTPFAFALLRWAQFWPPTLLALCLLLLMLLPFNLARLMSALDWDRERQRRILVVALLITVLVAWRALFYRPASLLDWAWLGEFAANLADINNRGWLRDLSLFLLIALVWWRGLLLVDKDFSIVGAGLRLRVGGLIVAPLVVWFANGRLLWSIVPFLLLFFLAGLTAVALIRAEEVEQARSRRSASLHPRWLTAVFLAALLIILAAGLLALLVAGESALTAVRWLTTLRQALVVGGAVIGSTLFHLALPFLKLIGWLVELLIALLAPLMSQLATPTPRPTLDPLILPPEATRIVNPTAIGIAGPKLITVLLMVAVILLVTLALGRLYRQAELAARSSEQTDSATRPPQNASLGRRLLHRLGLLRNWRTAVSIRRIYAQLCRAAAANGYPRAAAETPFEYLATLALAWPNHISESQLITQAYVNIRYGELPENRAELDAIQTAWKRLEATKPMETAVANATTVNLTKRVKSDNSSG
- the aroF gene encoding 3-deoxy-7-phosphoheptulonate synthase, with the translated sequence MIVIMDAQATTKEKSAVIARAESLGFKIHLSDGKERTIIGVIGDERQLDKEQIERMPGVERVVPVLKPFKVASREFNPENTTFSLGKHSVGGTDLIIMAGPCSVESRSQIIETAHAVKEAGAHVLRGGAFKPRSSPYAFQGMGEEGLKYLAEAREETGLPIITEVMEPAMVPLVCEYADILQIGARNMQNYALLHAVGKSQHPVLLKRGMSSFIEEWLMCAEYILSHGNTRVMLCERGIRTFEKYTRNTFDINAIAVAKHLSHLPVIADPSHATGKWEYVAPAAKAAVAAGADGVIIEVHPRPDEALSDGLQSLKPEKFAALVREMRRIAEAVDRRVP
- a CDS encoding tryptophanase; translated protein: MQFKTIIEPFRIKAVEPIRHTTRAEREAALRAAGYNLFLLRAEDVLIDLLTDSGTGAMSSAQWAGMMLGDESYAGAKSFYKFETAVRHITGFKHVIPTHQGRAAERILFGSSLKPGDIVPNNTHFDTTRANTEYRGATALDIPIAAGRDPQIILPFKGNIDLDRLEETLRDNPGGVPLAMITVTNNSGGGQPVSMANIRAASEICHRHGVPFFLDACRFAENAYFIKLREVGYADKTPLEIAQEMFSYADGCTMSAKKDGMANIGGFLALNDDALAEKCKNLLILTEGFPTYGGLAGYDLEAIAVGLEEVLHEDYLQYRLRSVAYLGDILTNAGVPIMQPPGGHAIYIDAKGMLPHIPQSEYPAWALSLALYLEGGIRSVEIGSVMFGQQPDGSEKPAAMELVRLAFPRRVYTQSHVDYLAEVILYVNTLKEQIRGVRMVASPPVLRHFSARLEPAHGALFAA
- a CDS encoding DUF58 domain-containing protein, whose product is MQNYETIELIARENRRDVQKKARRNLMQAAATGQNLDVADFARARGMVVRERENSIFSDAWPLLAAVFVLIGLAAGRNPDWLALGLALLLIIAVSYVWKNLSLLGVTYERSFDRTRVFPGEPITMTLTVGNHKPLPLAWLQFQDELPIAPGETDEIARLASEMAGKHVYQNTFSLHGREKTQRHTTLTFPRRGYYKLGPVTYRSGDIFTLFTRDQQRQYIDTLVVYPQIWPLSELGLPAKEPFGDARVRRSLFTDPIKTQGIRDYQPQDRFRDVHWKATARHGRLQTKVYDPAVGMTLAVFLNVATYAKHWMGYNPDLLERAVSVAASSAHYGVQQKWAVGVYANGTVPNSDQPIRILPGRSPDQINHLLEGLAVVTEFATGSIEKMILRESPGLPWVATAVLVTAVVTDEIMITLLRLKEAGRRVVLISLAEEPPPAFGDILTYHIPATALAFQTGQPARTTTEAALSAIPVPQPVVLELETAVHP